From Anopheles funestus chromosome 3RL, idAnoFuneDA-416_04, whole genome shotgun sequence, a single genomic window includes:
- the LOC125770065 gene encoding uncharacterized protein LOC125770065, whose protein sequence is MSDPPTSTRSVKIKPRWNTNSVEDVLRFIVLVKQHPKLLARISPERLLPEWEKLVPVTGISANEMSLKWNRLCDKYRAELRREIRSTTKQFKSNWAHFQAMEFIRPIEEKRIRIFRRAQTTKPAVNVRQLKVERVTPPPKPHVLVVSQTSKANPSGSGRHINSSMGTCRQSNQPVRRLLPIEKVLNTENAKVRCSKQDIKEDLQLQAGRVIATRNHAIHRIPLPNLTVESIRDAPDNDYDFLMIRIYPLLAIMPPNVKRLCYERMQKFAAGIVMQQLARSQK, encoded by the exons ATGTCCGACCCGCCAACATCAACCAGAAGCGTTAAAATTAAACCTAGGTGGAACACTAACTCAGTGGAAGACGTTTTGCGTTTTATTGTGCTGGTAAAGCAACATCCCAAGCTCTTGGCGCGTATATCTCCGGAACGATTGCTTCCGGAGTGGGAAAAATTAGTCCCAGTGACGGGCATTAGCG CGAATGAGATGTCCTTGAAGTGGAATCGGTTATGCGATAAATATCGTGCCGAGTTGCGACGCGAGATAAGATCAACGACGAAGCAGTTCAAATCGAACTGGGCCCACTTTCAAGCGATGGAATTTATACGGCCCATCGAGGAAAAGCGTATTCGTATATTTAGACGCGCTCAAACCACCAAACCGGCGGTCAACGTGCGGCAACTCAAAGTGGAACGCGTTACGCCGCCACCCAAGCCACACGTTCTGGTGGTTAGTCAGACGAGTAAAGCGAATCCATCTGGCTCTGGCAGGCATATCAACTCTTCGATGGGGACCTGTCGTCAATCGAATCAGCCGGTACGGCGATTATTACCGATAGAAAAGGTGCTGAATACGGAGAACGCAAAGGTTCGATGTTCGAAGCAAGACATCAAGGAGGACTTGCAGCTGCAGGCTGGTCGAGTTATCGCAACGCGTAACCATGCGATCCATCGCATCCCGTTACCGAATCTGACCGTAGAAAGCATTCGGGATGCACCGGATAATGATTATGATTTTCTCATGATACGCATCTATCCGCTTCTGGCCATAATGCCGCCAAATGTAAAGCGGCTTTGTTATGAAAGGATGCAAAAGTTTGCTGCAGGAATTGTGATGCAGCAGTTGGCCCGATCCCAGAAGTGA
- the LOC125770064 gene encoding uncharacterized protein LOC125770064 — MDPNEHSLSKAVMEETVKELLSPVPEARKNESDRSMIGFGRMETLHLIKCVQKKPKLWQREFIRRRQSSCVSDWEDIQRNEFPHYTVDQLKARWKTMRDSFRRERKRIECGSCAGSHWPMYEDMLFLDGHFRLRKRLQNKAPGSIAKSRSKEWKKSNETIQPKTAVVNDLPRNYIPEKDTVHNTERNHQQLVSFLTIRDTNDAPVGVSEVTYNNKFRSRLQSEPVMECAQVEWNARGQQITNYQFLMSLVPFLNLLPMEKNLETRLKMLQLIAIATQNVNASEKE; from the exons ATGGATCCAAACGAACATAGTTTGTCTAAGGCTGTGATGGAAGAAACAGTGAAGGAACTGCTTTCACCCGTTCCGGAGGCGAGAAAGAACGAATCGGATAGAAGCATGATCGGTTTTGGTCGTATGGAAACGTTGCATCTGATAAAATGTGTCCAAAAGAAGCCTAAACTGTGGCAGCGAGAGTTTATACGTAGGCGACAATCTTCCTGCGTATCTGATTGGGAAGACATCCAGCGGAATGAATTTCCCCATTACACTG tggATCAGTTAAAAGCACGCTGGAAAACGATGCGAGATTCCTTTCGTCGTGAAAGGAAACGCATCGAATGTGGCTCCTGTGCCGGAAGCCATTGGCCAATGTATGAAGATATGCTGTTCCTTGATGGACATTTCCGGCTGAGGAAAAGATTGCAGAATAAGGCACCGGGTTCAATCGCTAAATCAAGAtcgaaagaatggaaaaaatcgAATGAAACAATTCAACCGAAGACGGCAGTAGTAAACGATCTTCCGAGGAACTACATACCGGAGAAGGACACGGTACATAATACCGAACGTAACCATCAGCAgctcgtttcatttttaaccATCCGCGACACAAATGATGCACCGGTTGGCGTTAGTGAGGTTACGTACAACAACAAGTTCCGCTCACGCCTTCAATCGGAACCGGTTATGGAATGCGCCCAAGTAGAATGGAATGCTCGCGGACAACAAATTACCAACTATCAGTTCTTGATGAGCTTAGTGCCATTTTTGAACCTCTTGCCGATGGAGAAAAATTTAGAAACTCGCCTCAAGATGTTGCAGCTGATTGCGATTGCAACACAAAACGTGAACGCGTCTGAAAAGGAATAA